From the Anguilla anguilla isolate fAngAng1 chromosome 6, fAngAng1.pri, whole genome shotgun sequence genome, one window contains:
- the rab3gap2 gene encoding rab3 GTPase-activating protein non-catalytic subunit, giving the protein MSCCLLEFCRAQELRTVREFLFPHLRTTASDNNIRNKPDEEVNWEEADWGSWESPETQDGGKEEEDSVPSSQSAPWLQDCAVSLSPCSDLLVIAREHKAVFMSAKWRTDEAGQEEMTLAVSWSGPLSTEEGECVTSVICIPLASQKRSSTGRPDWTCIVVGFTSGYVRFYTESGVLLLAQLLHEDPVLRLKCRTYEIPRHPGVTEQHEELSILYPAALVTIDGFSLFQSLRACRNQVARAAAAGSDSVQPPPLAYKKWGLQDMDTIVDHSSVGIMTLCVFDQMKNASILGGFHASVKGSPPAMCQYITVGGGPFTGFYYAVEGSTQPLLSHVALAVASKLTSALFSAASGWLGWKNKHEEEPVQKQKPKVEPATPLAVRFGLPDSRRHGESICLSPCYTMAAVTDDFGRVTLLDLARGIAIRMWKGYRDAQLGWVQVCEGRGEGENVSSPTFPRRHAQFLVIYAPRRGILEVWGTQQGPRVGAFTVGKHCRLLYPGYRLMGVNSVTSQGWQLHTQQVCLLDPTTGVLRTITVPFHLALSDKKSERAKDMHLLKRMNALLRSQELEPDILESEAHSILLDIKHPAIKKQALESLLSNKNAPVSCLTNITRALLDSMKGQDPEAVEESLLQLCSSQLKLLQLYADLQALQSASTDTDMAPPSSINERIDQEVARVRPMLERYSKLMSRPSVSFAQDPGGIIPARNFLCQLECESGGALRVVRGQDSDWTRLGSFFFWGCLCGESPVQKVCDTLQDAGVGPQQLLSLLLSVWLHRERELLKRPETVTHLHSLLTALSNMPGAVDESWDMQCISPWWQQVRTACLESENAGAALLAALVAHRSAKNSITTLAESKFQSEWEAVSLELEQWLVCVRQLEDLLALQTLLCLPCPRGTPGGALTRCSVRTLLESGRGGVADSVAKWVFRQDFAPELLKEVLQRRGTQQEKQEQPEEQGAEERPAEQPAEEKAEEDSDSKRAAELLVSVRQRFPESLSPDLLFSHCCWEYVVQWNKDPEEGRYLTWAVEHLKLVTSPHIQLGIAVMMWNTFIVKRFSAAAFLVEKVGKAPKDRLCRRDLGMGENAMTSFLGSCCQLLQTVMEADAGTDEVPPPELCVEEVWGGAEGPASIAELALEQKGVHYPLVQHHCLLASVLHASMTFRLRGVKPLSLFDSKGKNAFFRDLTSIQLLPSGDLDPSLVSLRQELLLKVLTGWVQTQGEAADSSSSELGPVDDSWPSLCLDLGPLLQVNPDILRRHLVCELYSQGLDPRAEEVMLGVEDKEVLGSQLLVLTGQRLSYSLLHTQTKPGMELLARLPPMLCTWLKAMDPSSLRCASVPLAFTSRLVSRTVEVLPESHAQYNMALHLLEAVDLLEGEA; this is encoded by the exons GAAGAAGAGGACAGTGTGCCTTCCTCTCAGAGCGCCCCCTGGCTGCAGGACTGTGCAGTGTCTCTGTCTCCTTGCTCAGATCTGCTGGTCATCGCCCGAGAGCACAAGGCTGTGTTTATGTCCG CGAAATGGCGGACAGACGAGGCGGGGCAGGAGGAGATGACCCTGGCAGTGTCCTGGAGCGGGCCTCTGAGTACTGAGGAGGG CGAGTGTGTGACCAGCGTGATCTGTATCCCGCTAGCCAGTCAGAAGAG GAGCTCGACTGGTCGGCCGGACTGGACCTGCATAGTCGTCGGGTTCACCTCGGGATACGTGCGATTCTACACAGAG AGTGGGGTGTTGCTCCTGGCTCAGCTCCTACATGAAGATCCTGTTTTGCGGCTCAAGTGCAGGACCTACGAGATCCCACGCCACCCTGGAGTCACGGAACAG CATGAGGAGCTGAGTATCCTGTACCCTGCAGCTCTGGTGACCATTGATGGATTCAGCCTCTTCCAGTCCCTGCGAGCGTGTAGGAACCAAGTGGCACGag cggcagcagcaggcaGTGACTCAGTGCAGCCCCCCCCTTTGGCCTATAAGAAGTGGGGCCTCCAGGACATGGACACCATTGTTGACCACAGCAGCGTTG gcaTCATGACCCTGTGCGTGTTCGACCAGATGAAGAACGCCTCCATCCTGGGGGGCTTCCATGCTTCAGTAAAGGGCAGCCCCCCCGCCATGTGCCAGTATATTACTGTAGGGGGAGGCCCCTTCACTGGATTCTACTACGCTGTAGAG GGCAGCACTCAGCCTCTCCTGTCGCACGTAGCGCTCGCTGTGGCCAGCAAGCTCACGTCTGCTCTCTTCAGCGCAgccag TGGGTGGCTGGGCTGGAAGAATAAACACGAGGAGGAGCCTGTGCAGAAACAGAAGCCGAAGGTGGAGCCGGCCACGCCCCTGGCAGTCag ATTCGGCCTCCCAGACTCACGGCGCCATGGcgaatccatctgtctgtctccctgctACACGATGGCTGCTGTGACGGACGACTTTGGGAGGGTCACCCTGCTGGACCTGGCACGAGGCATCGCCATACGAATGTGGAAag GCTACCGAGACGCTCAGTTAGGCTGGGTGCAGGTGtgcgaggggcggggggagggggagaacgtCTCCTCCCCCACCTTCCCGCGCCGCCACGCCCAGTTCCTGGTGATCTACGCCCCGCGCCGGGGCATCCTGGAGGTGTGGGGGACCCAGCAGGGGCCGCGCGTGGGGGCCTTCACCGTGGGGAAGCACTGCCG cttGCTGTACCCTGGCTACAGGCTGATGGGGGTGAACAGTGTGACCAGTCAGGGCTGGCAGCTCCACACTCAGCAGGTGTGTCTGCTGGACCCCACCACTGGAGTGCTGCGGACTATCACTGTCCCCTTTCACCTGGCCttaag TGACAAGAAGAGCGAACGAGCCAAAGACATGCACCTGCTGAAGAGGATGAACGCCCTGCTGAGGAGCCAAGAGCTGGAGCCGG ACATCCTGGAGAGTGAAGCCCACAGTATCCTCCTGGACATCAAGCACCCCGCTATTAAGAAGCAG GCTCTGGAGTCGCTGCTGTCCAATAAGAATGCTCCGGTCTCGTGCCTGACCAACATCACTCGTGCATTACTGGATAGCATGAAGGGACAAG ATCCTGAGGCGGTAGAAGAGAGCCTCTTGCAGCTCTGTTCCTCTCAGCTGAAACTGCTGCAGCTCTACGCTGACTTGCAGGCCCTTCAGTCtgccagcactgacacagacatg GCTCCGCCCAGCAGCATCAACGAACGAATCGACCAGGAAGTGGCCCGCGTCCGGCCAATGCTGGAGCGCTACTCCAAGCTGATGTCCCGCCCCTCCGTCTCCTTCGCCCAGGACCCCGGGGGCATAATTCCCGCGCGCAACTTCCTGTGTCAGCTGGAGTGCGAGTCCGGGGGGGCTTTGAGAGTAGTCAGGGGTCAGGACTCAGACTGGACCCGGCTGG GAAGCTTTTTCTTCTGGGGCTGCCTGTGTGGGGAGAGCCCCGTACAGAAGGTGTGTGACACGCTACAGGACGCCGGCGTCGGCCCCCAGCAGCTACTG tctctcttgttgagtgtgtggctgcacagagagagggagctacTGAAGAGGCCAGAGACTGTAACTCACTTGCATTCCCTACTGACTGCACTGAGCAACATGCCAG gaGCTGTGGACGAGTCCTGGGACATGCAGTGCATCTCCCCCTGGTGGCAGCAGGTTCGAACTGCGTGTTTAGAGTCGGAGAACGccggcgccgccctgctggctgCGCTGGTGGCTCACAGGTCTGCTAAGAACTCCATTACCACTCTGGCTGAAAGCAAG ttccaGTCGGAGTGGGAGGCCGTGTCTCTGGAGCTGGAGCAGTGGCTGGTGTGCGTGAGGCAGCTGGAGGACCTGCTGGCCCTGCAAACGCTGCTCTGCCTGCCCTGCCCGCGGGGGACACCAGGGGGCGCCCTCACGCGTTGCTCCGTCAGGACCCTGCTGGAGAGCGGCAGAG GTGGGGTGGCTGACAGCGTGGCAAAGTGGGTGTTCAGGCAGGACTTTGCGCCCGAGTTACTGAAGGAAGTCCTTCAGCGGAGGGGAACGCAGCAGGAGAAGCAGGAACAGCCAGAAGAGCAGGGGGCGGAGGAGCGACCAGCGGAACAGCCCGCCGAGGAAAAGGCCGAGGAGGACAGCGACTCAAAGAGGGCGGCAG agctgcTGGTCTCTGTGCGGCAGCGCTTCCCAGAATCCCTCTCTCCCGACCTGCTGTTCTCTCACTGCTGCTGGGAGTACGTGGTGCAGTGGAACAAAGACCCCGAG gAGGGTCGATACTTGACCTGGGCAGTGGAGCACCTGAAGCTGGTTACCAGCCCACACATCCAGCTAG GCATCGCGGTGATGATGTGGAACACGTTCATCGTGAAGCGCTTCTCCGCCGCCGCGTTCCTCGTGGAgaag GTGGGGAAAGCGCCAAAGGACAGGCTGTGTCGACGg gacTTGGGGATGGGAGAAAATGCCATGACATCCTTCCTGGGCTCCTGTTGCCAGCTTCTGCAAACTGTGATGGAG gctGACGCCGGCACGGACGAGGTGCCCCCCCCGGAGCTGTGcgtggaggaggtgtgggggggcgcGGAAGGCCCCGCCTCCATCGCCGAGCTGGCCCTGGAGCAGAAGGGCGTGCACTACCCCCTGGTGCAGCACCACTGCCTGCTGGCCTCCGTCCTGCACGCGTCCATGACGTTCCGGCTGAGGGGGGTGAAGCCGCTCAGCCTGTTCGACAGCAAG GGGAAGAACGCTTTCTTCAGAGACCTGACGTCCATCCAGCTCCTGCCCAGTGGGGATCTGGACCCCAGTTTAGTGTCCCTGAGACAGGAG ctcctgctgAAGGTGCTGACAGGCTGGGTTCAGACTCAAGGAGAGGCAGCAGATTCGTCCTCCTCCGAGCTGGGGCCCGTCGATGACTCCTGGCCCTCGTTGTGCCTCGACCTGGGGCCCCTGCTGCAGGTGAACCCCGACATTCTGCGGAGGCACCTCGTGTGCGAACTCTACAGCCAAGGCCTGGACCCGCGGGCCGAAGAG gTGATGCTGGGGGTGGAAGACAAGGAGGTTCTGGGCTCTCAGTTGTTGGTTCTGACGGGTCAGAGGTTGTCCTATTCCCTGCTGCACACTCAGACCAAGCCCGGCATGGAGCTTCTGGCCCGCCTGCCACCGATGCTCTGCACCTGGCTCAAAGCCATG GACCCCAGCAGCTTGCGTTGTGCCTCCGTCCCCCTGGCCTTCACCAGTCGGCTGGTGAGCCGCACGGTGGAGGTGTTGCCCGAGAGCCACGCCCAGTACAACATGGCCCTGCACCTGCTGGAGGCTGTGGACCTGCTGGAAGGAGAGGCCtga